A genomic stretch from Lathyrus oleraceus cultivar Zhongwan6 chromosome 2, CAAS_Psat_ZW6_1.0, whole genome shotgun sequence includes:
- the LOC127118949 gene encoding dof zinc finger protein DOF5.7, translating into MSPDETQQISKSAKDNNNNNIHSQQGSGGRKTPSSTSSSTKPQEQNMKCPRCDSPNTKFCYYNNYSLTQPRHFCKTCRRYWTKGGALRNVPIGGGCRKNKRVKSSSRLSCDSKDSATSSSEFVGGLKFLHSLSSPSMDFHLGNGLPFPRLQLQHHPPLFNHFPSFGETSSAMNYPATSNSLAAMNYPFSTGNSNYNGAIQGLSSMNINHGNNNIASSIESLSSMNQDLHWKLQQQRLSMLFGGENQKDNNNQTEKPLQPILFQNLEVSKPAGGNFCVGNSRREGTDGGGDTPTEWFFGNSYGSAAATPTVSGGAGHDNGSNWNGGGVHAWNDVQPQYSAMP; encoded by the coding sequence ATGTCACCAGATGAAACACAACAAATCTCAAAGTCTGCTaaagacaacaacaacaacaacatccaCAGCCAACAAGGCTCTGGTGGTCGGAAAACACCTTCATCAACATCTTCCTCAACAAAACCACAAGAACAAAACATGAAGTGTCCAAGATGTGACTCACCCAACACGAAATTCTGCTACTACAACAACTACAGCTTAACACAACCAAGGCATTTCTGCAAAACATGTAGAAGATATTGGACAAAAGGCGGTGCTTTACGCAACGTTCCAATCGGTGGTGGATGTAGAAAAAACAAGAGAGTGAAATCATCATCAAGACTCTCTTGTGATTCAAAAGATTCCGCTACTTCTTCTTCGGAGTTTGTTGGTGGTTTGAAATTTCTCCATTCTCTTTCTTCTCCTTCTATGGATTTTCACCTTGGTAATGGTTTACCTTTTCCTAGGCTTCAACTTCAGCACCACCCTCCGTTATTTAAccattttccttcttttggaGAAACTTCTTCTGCTATGAATTACCCTGCTACTTCAAATTCTCTTGCTGCTATGAATTACCCTTTTTCAACCGGTAATAGTAATTACAATGGTGCAATTCAAGGTTTGAGTTCAATGAATATTAATCATGGTAACAATAACATTGCTTCTTCTATTGAGTCATTGAGTTCTATGAACCAAGACTTGCACTGGAAGCTACAGCAACAGAGATTATCCATGCTGTTTGGTGGAGAAAACCAGAAAGATAATAACAATCAGACAGAGAAACCACTACAACCTATTTTGTTTCAAAATCTTGAAGTTTCAAAACCAGCTGGTGGAAATTTCTGTGTCGGAAATTCAAGAAGAGAAGGTACGGATGGCGGAGGAGATACACCGACTGAGTGGTTTTTCGGTAATTCTTATGGTTCTGCTGCTGCTACGCCTACTGTAAGTGGTGGAGCTGGTCATGATAACGGAAGCAACTGGAATGGTGGTGGTGTTCATGCTTGGAATGATGTGCAGCCGCAATATAGTGCTATGCCCTAG